A genomic stretch from Pseudomonas alkylphenolica includes:
- the ccoG gene encoding cytochrome c oxidase accessory protein CcoG encodes MSKQIPVHDVTPPANKDKDSVDLYASREKIYTRAFTGLFRNLRMAGGAVLFLLYFGTVWLNWGEHQAVWWNLPERKFYIFGATIWPQDFILLSGLLIVAAFGLFFITVFAGRVWCGYTCPQSVWTWIFMWCEKVTEGDRNQRMKLDKAPMSGNKFLRKLAKHSLWLLIGFVTGMTFVGYFSPIRELVVEFFTGQADGWAYFWVGFFTLATYGNAGWLREQVCVYMCPYARFQSVMFDKDTLIVSYDPRRGETRGPRKKDLDYKAKGLGDCIDCTMCVQVCPTGIDIRDGLQIECIGCAACIDACDTIMDKMNYPKGLISYTTEHNLSGQKTHMLRPRLIGYAVVLLAMIALLASAFVLRPLVGFDVSKDRVLYRENAQGRIENVYSLKVMNKDQHDHVYVLEAAGLPDLKLEGAGEIRVAAGDIVSLPVQLSMAPEKLPSSTNEVTFILKDADDSATQVEAKSRFIGPQIR; translated from the coding sequence ATGAGCAAGCAGATTCCAGTACATGATGTCACCCCGCCTGCCAATAAAGACAAAGACAGCGTCGATCTCTACGCCTCTCGGGAAAAAATCTACACCCGGGCCTTCACCGGCTTGTTCCGCAATTTGCGCATGGCCGGCGGCGCCGTCCTGTTCCTGCTGTATTTCGGCACGGTGTGGCTGAACTGGGGCGAGCACCAGGCGGTCTGGTGGAACCTGCCCGAGCGCAAGTTCTATATCTTCGGCGCCACCATCTGGCCGCAGGATTTCATCCTGCTGTCCGGCCTGTTGATCGTTGCCGCCTTCGGCCTGTTCTTCATCACCGTATTCGCCGGCCGGGTGTGGTGCGGCTACACCTGTCCGCAGAGCGTCTGGACCTGGATCTTCATGTGGTGCGAAAAGGTCACGGAAGGTGACCGCAACCAGCGCATGAAGCTGGACAAGGCGCCCATGAGCGGCAACAAGTTCCTGCGCAAACTGGCCAAGCACAGCCTGTGGCTGCTGATCGGCTTTGTCACCGGCATGACCTTCGTCGGCTACTTCTCGCCGATCCGCGAGCTGGTGGTGGAGTTCTTCACCGGCCAGGCCGATGGCTGGGCGTATTTCTGGGTCGGTTTCTTCACCCTGGCCACCTACGGTAATGCCGGCTGGCTGCGCGAGCAGGTGTGCGTGTACATGTGCCCCTATGCGCGTTTCCAGAGCGTGATGTTCGACAAGGACACACTGATCGTCTCCTACGATCCACGTCGCGGCGAAACCCGTGGCCCGCGCAAGAAAGACCTCGATTACAAAGCCAAAGGTCTGGGTGACTGCATCGACTGCACCATGTGCGTCCAGGTCTGCCCGACCGGCATCGACATTCGCGATGGCCTGCAGATCGAGTGCATCGGCTGCGCCGCCTGCATCGACGCCTGCGACACCATCATGGACAAGATGAACTACCCCAAAGGCCTGATCAGCTACACCACCGAGCACAACCTCTCCGGGCAGAAAACCCACATGTTGCGCCCGCGCCTGATCGGTTATGCGGTGGTCTTGCTGGCCATGATCGCCCTGCTCGCCAGCGCCTTCGTGCTGCGCCCGCTGGTCGGCTTCGACGTCAGCAAGGACCGCGTCCTGTACCGCGAAAACGCCCAGGGCCGGATCGAAAACGTCTACAGCCTGAAGGTCATGAACAAAGACCAGCACGACCACGTCTACGTGCTCGAAGCCGCTGGCCTGCCAGACCTCAAGCTTGAAGGCGCCGGGGAAATTCGTGTCGCCGCCGGTGACATCGTCAGCCTGCCGGTACAATTGTCGATGGCCCCGGAGAAACTGCCATCGAGCACCAACGAAGTCACCTTCATCCTCAAGGACGCTGACGACAGCGCCACCCAGGTTGAAGCCAAGAGCCGCTTCATCGGCCCGCAAATTCGATAA
- a CDS encoding FixH family protein: MPSATAASPWYKHLWPWIIIGVLATSVTLSLTMVYIAVNNPDNLVNDNYYEAGKGINRSLDRELLGQTLNLKASVHLDELTGEVELRLSGNSQPKTLELNLISPTQPEKDRKIILTQSASEAGRYVGQLSDKIEGRRFVELLGSQDEHVWRLFEEEQVGHDVTLQLGDEALQGAEHLEK, translated from the coding sequence ATGCCTTCTGCAACAGCCGCCAGCCCCTGGTACAAGCACCTTTGGCCATGGATCATCATCGGGGTGCTGGCCACCTCGGTGACCCTGAGCCTGACCATGGTCTACATCGCGGTCAACAACCCGGACAACCTGGTCAACGACAACTACTACGAGGCCGGCAAAGGCATCAACCGCTCGCTGGACCGTGAACTGCTGGGCCAGACCCTGAACCTCAAGGCCAGTGTGCACCTGGACGAGCTGACCGGTGAAGTCGAACTGCGCCTGAGCGGTAACAGCCAGCCGAAAACCCTGGAACTCAACCTGATCTCGCCGACCCAGCCGGAGAAAGACCGCAAGATCATCCTGACCCAGAGCGCCAGCGAAGCCGGACGCTACGTCGGCCAGCTCAGCGACAAAATCGAAGGCCGTCGCTTCGTCGAGCTGCTCGGCAGCCAGGACGAGCATGTCTGGCGTCTGTTTGAAGAAGAACAGGTTGGCCATGATGTAACCCTGCAGCTGGGCGACGAAGCGCTGCAAGGGGCTGAACACCTCGAAAAATGA